ATTAAACCTAAGGAGACATTTCATTATGGCAAAACGTTTACGTCAGATTGCAATTTATGGTAAGGGCGGCATCGGTAAATCTACTACGACTCAGAATTTGACCGCAGGCCTTGTAGAACAAGGTAAACACGTTCTTGTTGTCGGTTGCGACCCCAAG
The window above is part of the Fibrobacter succinogenes genome. Proteins encoded here:
- a CDS encoding AAA family ATPase; translated protein: MMAKRLRQIAIYGKGGIGKSTTTQNLTAGLVEQGKHVLVVGCDPK